One window of Staphylococcus chromogenes genomic DNA carries:
- a CDS encoding methylated-DNA--[protein]-cysteine S-methyltransferase, with product MKYYYKDFMTPLGEMRAVATEEAIVLLSFKDAKDYNKALQKLTQRGRLVQVSISPLIDQLIYELTAYLHGAYHTFTTPLQFDLGTPFQHSVWQALQALNVGQTVNYSDIAQKIGRPKSTRAVATAIGQNPISIVIPCHRVLRKDGGLGGFNSGLHRKIQLLEHEQQMTKDKPNF from the coding sequence ATGAAATACTATTATAAAGATTTTATGACACCCTTAGGTGAAATGCGCGCAGTGGCCACTGAAGAAGCTATTGTTCTGTTAAGTTTTAAAGATGCTAAAGATTATAATAAAGCGCTTCAAAAACTAACTCAGCGCGGGCGACTTGTCCAAGTTTCCATATCACCTTTAATCGATCAACTAATTTATGAATTAACTGCTTACCTACACGGAGCGTATCACACTTTTACAACACCGTTACAATTTGATTTAGGGACCCCTTTTCAACATAGTGTTTGGCAAGCATTACAAGCGCTAAATGTAGGTCAAACTGTGAATTACAGTGATATCGCACAAAAAATTGGGCGACCTAAAAGTACGCGTGCAGTCGCCACTGCAATAGGACAAAATCCAATTTCTATTGTAATCCCTTGTCATCGCGTATTACGTAAAGATGGAGGGCTCGGTGGATTTAATAGCGGTCTACATCGTAAGATTCAATTACTCGAACATGAACAACAGATGACAAAAGACAAACCTAACTTTTAA
- a CDS encoding SPL family radical SAM protein has protein sequence MDIDFKKPQRFLTKASGFLSDYTHTLNPYMGCQFGCLYCYVRKSPISLFSGKTWGEWVTVKQNLSTQFEKELVNAKKKGPVTIFMSSSTDPYQPLEKKYEVTRELLKIMHKTPPDFLFIQTRGPLIQRDIDILSTYPGRFIVSMTIETDREDVIRQFTPHAPSIQARLKTLSKLNEAQIPVQVAIAPILPCTSHFGERLKNYTKRVTVDDYFMGDGSNGRRTQSLNIENIYASIDEMDWYQRDAYQYVQNLMTQTFGKQNVSISVDGFKPK, from the coding sequence ATGGATATTGATTTTAAAAAGCCTCAACGATTTTTAACGAAAGCGAGTGGCTTTTTATCAGACTACACCCATACCCTTAATCCCTATATGGGTTGTCAATTTGGATGTCTTTATTGTTATGTCCGTAAGTCACCGATATCATTATTTTCCGGAAAAACGTGGGGAGAATGGGTCACTGTTAAACAAAATCTGTCGACGCAATTTGAAAAAGAACTCGTAAACGCTAAAAAGAAAGGGCCAGTAACGATTTTTATGTCGTCATCGACAGACCCGTATCAACCGTTAGAAAAGAAGTACGAAGTGACGCGCGAATTACTTAAAATCATGCACAAAACGCCACCCGACTTCTTATTCATCCAAACGCGAGGCCCCTTAATACAACGTGATATCGATATCTTATCAACCTACCCTGGGCGTTTTATTGTGAGCATGACCATCGAAACAGATCGTGAAGATGTGATTCGGCAATTCACTCCTCACGCCCCAAGTATCCAAGCACGACTCAAGACGCTATCAAAATTAAATGAGGCACAAATACCCGTACAAGTTGCCATCGCCCCAATCTTACCCTGCACTTCTCATTTTGGAGAACGTTTGAAAAACTATACAAAACGCGTAACGGTCGATGATTATTTTATGGGAGATGGTTCTAACGGGCGTCGAACGCAATCATTAAATATAGAAAACATTTATGCGTCTATTGATGAAATGGACTGGTATCAGCGTGATGCCTACCAATATGTACAAAATCTCATGACACAAACTTTTGGCAAACAAAATGTCTCTATAAGTGTCGATGGATTTAAGCCCAAATAA
- a CDS encoding aminotransferase class I/II-fold pyridoxal phosphate-dependent enzyme → MNPLALSLNDELNRSNPIVLDMLSDLGKSMYYPKGILTQSAEAKSADYNATIGMATTKNGKMYAASLYDMFNDMSTDEVFGYAPPQGMESLRQLWKDKMLKENPELSEEAISMPVVTNALTHGLSLVGDLFVNENDVVLLPHHNWGNYKLVFGVRHKANIETYPIFDVDGHFTTDGLINKLEEVTQEKVIMVLNYPNNPTGYTPTQSEVQKMVSAIDQLGQRGVNVVVVVDDAYYGLFFEEVYTQSIFTALTQLDNPHVLPVRLDGATKEFFAWGFRVGFMTFGLSDDSTKVILEAKLKGLIRSNNSSGASPSQAAVQHVLKNHDKFDHEIQQNIETLRARYEVTKEIVYRDAYQSLWQPYDFNSGYFMALQVKQVNAETLRQHLLEKYSIGIISLNDQDIRIAFSCIEKEDIEHVFNTIAQAIQELQS, encoded by the coding sequence ATGAACCCTTTAGCCCTATCCTTAAATGATGAATTAAATCGTTCCAATCCCATAGTCTTAGATATGCTTTCTGATTTAGGAAAAAGCATGTATTATCCTAAGGGAATTTTAACACAATCTGCTGAAGCAAAATCAGCGGACTACAATGCGACAATTGGCATGGCCACAACAAAGAATGGAAAAATGTACGCTGCATCTTTATACGATATGTTCAACGATATGTCGACGGACGAAGTCTTCGGATATGCTCCTCCTCAAGGGATGGAGTCCTTACGTCAATTATGGAAAGACAAAATGCTAAAAGAAAATCCTGAGCTTTCCGAAGAGGCTATTAGTATGCCTGTTGTCACAAATGCATTGACACATGGTCTTTCTTTAGTCGGTGATTTATTCGTAAATGAAAATGATGTTGTACTATTACCTCATCATAATTGGGGCAATTACAAACTCGTATTTGGTGTACGTCACAAAGCGAATATCGAAACTTACCCTATTTTTGACGTGGATGGCCATTTTACAACTGATGGACTCATTAACAAATTAGAAGAAGTTACTCAAGAAAAAGTCATTATGGTACTTAATTATCCAAATAACCCAACAGGCTACACGCCGACACAATCAGAAGTTCAAAAAATGGTTTCAGCCATTGATCAACTTGGTCAACGTGGCGTTAACGTTGTTGTTGTAGTGGATGATGCTTATTATGGCCTTTTCTTTGAAGAGGTTTATACGCAATCTATTTTCACTGCATTAACGCAACTAGATAACCCACATGTGTTGCCCGTTCGTTTAGATGGGGCCACAAAAGAATTTTTCGCGTGGGGCTTTAGGGTTGGCTTCATGACATTTGGTTTGTCAGACGATTCAACGAAAGTAATCTTAGAAGCAAAACTAAAAGGTTTAATCCGTAGTAACAATTCAAGTGGTGCTTCGCCTTCCCAAGCGGCCGTGCAACACGTCTTAAAAAATCATGATAAATTTGATCATGAAATCCAACAAAATATTGAAACTTTACGCGCACGATATGAAGTCACTAAAGAAATCGTGTATCGCGACGCCTATCAATCCTTATGGCAACCTTATGACTTTAATTCAGGCTACTTTATGGCGCTTCAAGTTAAGCAAGTGAATGCTGAAACATTACGCCAACATTTATTAGAGAAATACTCTATTGGCATTATTTCATTAAATGATCAAGATATTCGCATCGCCTTTAGTTGTATTGAAAAAGAAGATATTGAACATGTTTTCAATACGATTGCACAAGCTATTCAAGAACTTCAATCATAA
- a CDS encoding SE1626 family protein, protein MKHLTKIFLIIAIIVFFVGLFFQYQGEEPSAIKLFIASIMFMICAFISRNNDRKKRNQ, encoded by the coding sequence ATGAAGCATCTGACTAAAATCTTTTTAATTATTGCGATTATCGTATTTTTCGTAGGGCTCTTTTTTCAGTATCAAGGTGAGGAACCCTCTGCAATAAAATTATTTATAGCATCCATTATGTTTATGATTTGTGCGTTTATTAGTCGAAATAATGACCGTAAAAAAAGAAATCAATAA
- a CDS encoding GntR family transcriptional regulator, which translates to MLQGELAPGMVLPSMRELARQLDISLITTKRAYEDLEKEGYLCTYRGKGTYVNTFNTERLKERHLKMIEEMSQNLVKEAKTVHMPLEALTMMIRRRYK; encoded by the coding sequence GTGTTACAAGGAGAACTTGCCCCAGGAATGGTTTTGCCTTCTATGAGAGAGCTCGCAAGACAATTAGACATTAGTTTAATTACGACAAAACGTGCTTATGAAGATTTAGAAAAAGAAGGCTATTTATGTACTTATAGAGGAAAGGGGACGTATGTGAACACTTTCAATACAGAGCGGCTTAAAGAGAGACATTTGAAAATGATTGAAGAAATGTCTCAAAACTTAGTGAAAGAAGCCAAAACTGTGCACATGCCATTAGAAGCGTTAACCATGATGATAAGGAGACGTTATAAGTAG